A genomic segment from Verrucomicrobiota bacterium encodes:
- a CDS encoding TIR domain-containing protein, with the protein MAYRNKTFVSFASEDIKSYRLMTAWKANKKIDFNFYDAHDLNTARDPGHPDTIKRRLRERLANAKQIVLLVSAITRAKAARTSSFIRYEVDVKLSQIY; encoded by the coding sequence GTGGCGTATCGCAACAAAACATTCGTCAGTTTCGCCAGCGAAGACATCAAGAGCTACAGGCTCATGACTGCGTGGAAGGCCAACAAGAAAATTGACTTCAATTTCTACGACGCTCACGACTTGAACACCGCTCGCGATCCAGGCCATCCCGACACAATTAAGCGGCGGCTCCGGGAGCGATTGGCGAACGCGAAGCAGATAGTTCTTCTCGTAAGCGCTATTACGCGGGCTAAGGCAGCACGGACAAGTTCGTTCATACGTTACGAAGTTGATGTGAAGCTATCTCAAATTTATTAA
- a CDS encoding transposase, whose amino-acid sequence MKTAFMGGMEVTDAQWYRIRHHFPEEGEKRSKPGPKSVPACKILEAVMWILKTRAQWHMLPQSLPNYKTVHRRFQRWCDSEVLRSIFKDLAIVDLEGLPTAIAAASNKHHEVKLVQLSLDLLVVEVSPERLIGDAAYDSDELDETLAQQGIEMIAPHKKNRKRKPTQDKRMLRRMGRRFSVERTFAWMRWSRRLTSRWEFKWLNFLGFIELSALQLDLR is encoded by the coding sequence GTGAAAACTGCTTTTATGGGAGGCATGGAAGTCACTGATGCTCAATGGTATAGGATACGTCATCATTTTCCTGAAGAAGGCGAGAAGAGGAGCAAACCGGGTCCTAAATCCGTGCCTGCCTGTAAGATTCTGGAGGCTGTGATGTGGATCTTGAAGACGCGAGCGCAGTGGCACATGCTCCCACAAAGCCTCCCGAACTACAAGACAGTGCATCGTAGATTCCAACGCTGGTGTGACAGTGAAGTCTTACGAAGCATCTTCAAGGACTTGGCGATCGTTGATCTTGAGGGACTTCCAACTGCGATCGCTGCCGCTTCAAATAAACACCACGAAGTGAAGTTGGTGCAGTTGAGCTTGGACCTCTTGGTGGTGGAGGTCAGCCCGGAGCGCCTCATCGGAGACGCTGCCTATGACTCCGATGAACTGGACGAAACACTCGCCCAGCAAGGCATTGAAATGATCGCTCCCCATAAGAAGAATCGAAAGAGGAAGCCGACTCAGGACAAACGAATGCTGCGCAGAATGGGTAGACGCTTCAGCGTGGAGAGAACCTTTGCCTGGATGCGTTGGTCCCGCAGACTCACTTCTCGCTGGGAGTTCAAATGGCTCAACTTCCTTGGTTTTATCGAGCTCTCAGCCCTTCAACTCGACCTCAGATGA
- the pyk gene encoding pyruvate kinase → MLRKTKIISTLGPVTEERAMIAKLIRAGANIFRLNMSHAAHDWIREVVVEIRAAEEMTESNVALLMDMQGPAIRTGYLQESFLLKVGQELEFTAPGYQPSQALSTATNYPDLYQDIEVGNTMLLDNGLIHVEVLAKNAERILTKVLIPGKLSSRKHINLPGVNVSLPALTDKDEKDLELGVEMGVHFFALSFARQGAHVQYLRERLQSLGSKARIIAKVEDQQAVRNLDEIIHQADAVMVARGDLGIEVPFEELPIIQRRIVKQCTIKSKRVIVATHMLESMTESPVPTRAEVTDVANAVYEQADAVMLSGESAMGKYPEECVQMLDKIARRTERSGGIGYAEFAELKDDKQKSVKAGVVLANSVEDSKILVFTRRGVMAHHISKLRPEKAPIFAFTAAEDVRKTLVLNRAVEAFWCDFDHQDANAMIDRAIEQLKGLGHLESGDKVVILSDVLIGEFLNDAILLRQVT, encoded by the coding sequence GTGCTGCGCAAGACCAAGATCATCTCCACTCTCGGCCCCGTGACCGAAGAACGCGCTATGATCGCGAAGCTCATCCGAGCGGGGGCCAATATTTTCCGGCTGAACATGAGCCACGCCGCCCATGACTGGATCCGGGAAGTGGTGGTCGAGATCCGCGCGGCCGAAGAGATGACGGAGTCCAACGTGGCTCTCCTGATGGACATGCAGGGCCCGGCCATCCGCACAGGCTACCTCCAAGAGTCTTTTCTTCTCAAGGTGGGCCAGGAGCTGGAGTTTACCGCACCGGGCTACCAGCCCAGCCAAGCGCTTTCCACCGCCACCAACTACCCGGACCTTTACCAAGACATCGAGGTCGGCAACACCATGCTTTTGGACAATGGGCTCATTCACGTGGAGGTGTTGGCCAAAAATGCCGAGCGCATTCTCACGAAAGTGCTCATCCCAGGCAAGCTCTCGTCCCGCAAGCACATCAATTTGCCCGGGGTGAATGTCAGCCTCCCGGCGCTGACCGATAAGGATGAGAAGGACCTCGAGTTGGGGGTGGAAATGGGCGTCCATTTCTTCGCTCTGAGCTTCGCCCGCCAAGGGGCCCATGTGCAGTATCTGCGAGAGCGCTTGCAGTCCCTCGGGTCCAAGGCCCGCATCATCGCGAAGGTGGAGGACCAGCAAGCAGTCCGAAATCTTGATGAGATCATCCACCAGGCGGATGCGGTGATGGTGGCCCGCGGTGACCTGGGGATTGAGGTGCCCTTCGAGGAGCTGCCCATTATCCAGCGTCGCATCGTCAAGCAGTGCACCATCAAGTCCAAGCGGGTCATCGTGGCGACCCACATGCTGGAATCCATGACGGAGAGCCCCGTCCCAACGCGGGCCGAGGTGACCGATGTGGCCAACGCCGTCTACGAGCAGGCCGATGCCGTGATGCTGAGTGGGGAAAGTGCCATGGGCAAGTATCCTGAGGAATGCGTTCAGATGCTGGATAAGATCGCCCGCCGGACCGAGCGCTCAGGGGGCATCGGCTACGCGGAGTTTGCCGAGCTTAAGGACGACAAGCAGAAGAGCGTCAAGGCTGGGGTGGTCTTGGCCAACTCGGTCGAGGATTCCAAGATCCTGGTCTTCACGCGCCGCGGTGTCATGGCCCATCACATCTCCAAGCTGCGACCGGAGAAGGCGCCCATTTTCGCCTTCACGGCCGCCGAGGACGTTCGCAAAACCCTGGTGCTCAATCGAGCGGTGGAAGCCTTTTGGTGCGATTTCGATCACCAGGATGCCAACGCCATGATCGACCGCGCCATCGAGCAGCTCAAGGGACTCGGCCATTTGGAGAGTGGTGACAAAGTCGTCATCCTCTCGGACGTGCTCATCGGAGAATTTCTTAACGACGCTATTCTCTTGCGGCAAGTTACCTGA
- a CDS encoding phosphoenolpyruvate carboxykinase (GTP) translates to MAHDYPALIDSLSLSSQALRAWILEACELCQPERIRLCSGSQEEWDELCGQLVEAGTFTKLAQRPGSYLCRSHPSDVARVEDRTFICSKRPDMAGPTNNWADPAEMKKTLHEKFAGCMRGRTLYVIPFCMGPLDSPLAQVGVELSDSAYVATNMRIMCHMGAAPLAKLEAKARAQPECDDLNHFAGEIFVPCLHSVGAPLEPGQEDVPWPCNDEKYIVHFPLERRIMSFGSGYGGNALLGKKCLALRIASCIARDNNWMAEHMLLLGVEDPEGVKTYLAAAFPSACGKTNLAMLVPPEHYAKKGWKTTIVGDDIAWLWSGENGELRAINPETGYFGVAPGTSYETNPNAMESMKENTIFTNVGLTDEGDIWWEGMTKEPPAHLIDWKGQDWTPESEGPAAHPNARFTAPSAQCPTIDPDWQNPKGVKIDAIIFGGRRATTVPLVFQTFNWAHGVYIGAIMGSEKTAAAAGAVGGVRRDPMAMLPFCGYNMGEYFSHWINMRRHIRELPRLFHVNWFRRGEQGEFLWPGFGENMRVLEWIIQRCRGGIGGLETPFGWIPRFEDFNTEDLENFTEEDFDRCLAFSEDEWRQEVVSQTELFVRLYDHLPKELVYSKELLACRLS, encoded by the coding sequence ATGGCTCACGACTACCCCGCCCTCATCGACTCCCTCTCCCTCTCCTCGCAAGCCCTCCGCGCCTGGATCCTGGAGGCCTGCGAACTCTGCCAACCGGAACGGATTCGCCTCTGCTCTGGCTCGCAGGAAGAGTGGGACGAACTCTGCGGGCAACTCGTGGAAGCGGGCACCTTCACCAAGCTGGCGCAGCGACCAGGCAGCTACCTCTGCCGCTCCCACCCCTCGGACGTGGCCCGGGTGGAGGACCGGACCTTCATCTGCTCGAAGCGACCCGACATGGCCGGGCCGACCAACAACTGGGCCGATCCCGCCGAGATGAAAAAGACGCTCCACGAGAAATTCGCAGGCTGCATGCGGGGACGGACCCTGTATGTGATTCCTTTCTGCATGGGCCCGCTCGACAGCCCGCTGGCCCAAGTCGGCGTGGAACTCTCAGACAGCGCCTACGTGGCCACCAACATGCGCATCATGTGCCACATGGGGGCCGCGCCCCTCGCCAAGCTGGAGGCCAAGGCGCGGGCCCAGCCGGAGTGCGATGACCTCAATCACTTCGCGGGCGAAATCTTCGTGCCCTGCCTCCACTCGGTCGGCGCTCCCCTGGAACCCGGACAAGAAGACGTCCCCTGGCCCTGCAACGATGAAAAATACATCGTCCATTTCCCCTTGGAGCGCCGCATCATGAGCTTCGGCTCCGGTTACGGAGGGAACGCCCTGTTGGGAAAAAAGTGCCTGGCCCTCCGCATCGCCAGCTGCATCGCTCGCGATAACAACTGGATGGCCGAGCACATGCTGCTCCTGGGCGTGGAGGATCCCGAGGGCGTCAAAACCTACCTGGCGGCCGCCTTCCCGAGCGCCTGCGGCAAAACCAATCTCGCCATGCTCGTGCCCCCGGAGCACTACGCCAAGAAGGGCTGGAAGACCACCATCGTGGGGGATGACATCGCCTGGCTTTGGAGTGGGGAAAACGGGGAACTCCGAGCCATCAATCCAGAGACCGGCTACTTCGGAGTGGCGCCAGGGACCTCCTACGAGACCAATCCCAACGCCATGGAATCCATGAAGGAGAACACCATCTTCACGAACGTGGGCTTGACCGACGAGGGCGACATCTGGTGGGAGGGCATGACCAAGGAACCGCCCGCTCACCTCATCGATTGGAAAGGACAAGACTGGACCCCGGAGAGCGAAGGCCCCGCGGCCCATCCCAACGCCCGCTTCACCGCCCCCTCCGCGCAATGCCCCACCATTGACCCCGATTGGCAAAATCCCAAGGGGGTCAAGATCGACGCCATCATCTTCGGGGGACGCCGAGCCACGACCGTGCCGCTGGTTTTCCAAACTTTCAACTGGGCCCACGGCGTCTACATCGGCGCCATCATGGGCTCGGAGAAAACGGCGGCCGCCGCCGGCGCGGTGGGCGGCGTGCGGCGCGATCCCATGGCCATGCTCCCCTTCTGCGGCTACAATATGGGAGAATACTTCAGCCACTGGATCAATATGCGACGTCACATCCGAGAACTGCCCCGCCTCTTCCACGTGAACTGGTTTCGCCGCGGCGAGCAGGGCGAGTTTCTCTGGCCGGGCTTTGGCGAAAACATGCGGGTCCTCGAGTGGATCATCCAACGCTGCCGAGGCGGGATCGGCGGCTTGGAAACCCCATTCGGCTGGATCCCGCGCTTCGAAGACTTCAACACCGAAGACTTGGAAAACTTCACCGAGGAGGACTTCGACCGTTGCCTGGCCTTCAGTGAAGACGAGTGGCGGCAAGAAGTCGTCAGCCAAACCGAGCTTTTCGTCCGCCTCTACGATCACCTGCCGAAAGAGCTGGTCTACAGCAAGGAGCTGTTGGCCTGTCGTCTCAGCTAA
- a CDS encoding rhomboid family intramembrane serine protease, whose translation MGLYDRDYFREEPGPAGPFGRGRQARSVVFWLIAINVGVFVIDLILEKPGAFYKPLERVGFFNTGLAINGLQLWRFLTYQFLHAGFFHLLFNMLALFFFGPLLEQWWGKRRFLAFYLLAGMGGAYVYALLTSFGVFQNSVPLGVRVGFQEGTLEIPTSLVGASGSIYGILIGAAVLYPHTRVMLLFPPIPLKLRTLAIGLIAFGVASIVLEQSGTRNLNGGGQAAHLGGALLGFFLIRNPHWLNFVGEQVSRTRASDRRGPVPANPGLKVVEAEEVKPAKKGFSLFGGQKKKPAARSAGKPTRTEIDAVLDKISAQGISSLSAQERAVLEKAQQDLK comes from the coding sequence ATGGGACTGTATGATCGAGATTATTTCCGCGAGGAACCAGGGCCGGCCGGGCCCTTCGGGCGGGGGCGGCAGGCGCGGAGCGTGGTCTTTTGGCTGATCGCCATCAATGTGGGCGTGTTCGTGATCGACCTCATCCTGGAAAAACCGGGCGCCTTCTACAAGCCGCTCGAAAGGGTGGGCTTCTTCAACACCGGGCTGGCCATCAATGGCCTCCAACTCTGGCGCTTCCTCACCTACCAGTTTCTTCATGCCGGGTTCTTTCATCTGCTCTTCAACATGTTGGCGCTCTTCTTTTTCGGGCCCCTGCTGGAGCAGTGGTGGGGGAAGCGGCGTTTCCTGGCTTTCTATCTTTTGGCCGGGATGGGCGGGGCCTATGTCTATGCGCTGCTGACCTCCTTCGGGGTTTTCCAAAACTCGGTCCCCTTGGGGGTCCGCGTTGGTTTCCAAGAGGGCACGTTGGAAATTCCGACCTCTCTGGTGGGGGCTTCGGGGAGCATTTATGGCATCCTGATCGGGGCTGCGGTGCTCTACCCGCACACCCGGGTCATGCTGCTCTTCCCGCCTATTCCGCTGAAACTACGAACCTTGGCCATCGGCCTGATCGCCTTCGGGGTAGCCTCGATTGTCTTGGAGCAATCGGGCACCCGCAATCTCAACGGAGGGGGCCAAGCGGCCCACTTGGGCGGGGCCTTGCTAGGCTTCTTCCTCATTCGCAATCCTCACTGGCTGAACTTCGTGGGCGAGCAGGTCTCCCGGACCCGGGCCTCCGACCGTCGCGGTCCCGTGCCCGCCAACCCCGGCCTGAAGGTGGTGGAGGCCGAGGAGGTCAAGCCGGCCAAAAAGGGCTTTTCCCTCTTTGGCGGTCAGAAGAAAAAGCCGGCCGCCAGATCGGCGGGCAAGCCGACTCGGACCGAGATCGATGCCGTGCTCGACAAGATTTCCGCCCAGGGCATCTCCAGCTTGAGCGCGCAGGAACGAGCCGTGCTGGAAAAGGCCCAGCAGGACCTCAAGTGA
- the mazG gene encoding nucleoside triphosphate pyrophosphohydrolase, with amino-acid sequence MPHAAPTPASHPDPVERLRALLHLLRGPGGCPWDAEQTHRSLLPNLIEEAYEVADTIERDDPEDLREELGDLLLQVVFHSELAEEAGRFDWGEVATGVCEKLVRRHPHVFGDSQAGDSQAVLRQWDAIKRAEKGQQAQPYLHGIGQGLPALLRAAKLQKKAAKVGFDWRNAQEVIAKVREELVEVEEELAGGSQKLAEELGDLLFAVVNLVRQTERDPELLLAAANQKFTDRFTQIEQGLAARRSSLEEASLEEMEALWNEAKTRSPAKG; translated from the coding sequence ATGCCGCACGCCGCGCCCACGCCTGCCAGCCATCCGGACCCGGTCGAGCGACTGCGCGCCCTTCTGCACCTTCTGCGCGGTCCGGGCGGCTGCCCTTGGGATGCGGAGCAGACCCACCGGAGCCTTCTGCCCAATCTGATCGAGGAAGCCTACGAGGTGGCGGACACCATCGAGCGGGACGACCCGGAAGACCTCCGGGAGGAGCTGGGCGATCTCCTGCTGCAGGTGGTCTTCCATAGCGAATTGGCGGAGGAAGCAGGGCGCTTTGATTGGGGTGAGGTGGCGACCGGCGTGTGCGAGAAGCTGGTGCGACGGCATCCGCATGTCTTCGGCGACTCCCAGGCGGGCGATAGCCAGGCCGTCTTGCGCCAATGGGACGCCATCAAGCGCGCCGAGAAAGGCCAGCAAGCGCAGCCCTACCTGCACGGAATCGGCCAAGGTCTTCCGGCGCTCTTGCGTGCAGCCAAATTGCAAAAGAAAGCCGCCAAAGTGGGCTTTGATTGGCGGAATGCCCAAGAAGTCATCGCCAAGGTGCGGGAGGAGCTGGTGGAAGTGGAGGAGGAGCTGGCGGGGGGTTCGCAAAAGCTGGCAGAAGAACTGGGCGATCTCCTCTTCGCGGTCGTCAACCTGGTTCGCCAAACCGAGCGAGACCCCGAACTCCTCTTGGCCGCGGCCAACCAAAAATTCACGGACCGCTTCACCCAAATCGAGCAAGGCCTCGCGGCGAGAAGGTCCTCACTTGAGGAAGCCAGTCTGGAAGAGATGGAGGCGCTGTGGAACGAGGCCAAGACCCGTTCCCCCGCCAAGGGCTAA
- a CDS encoding LemA family protein: MWITLAILGGLALLLVLWFFGTYNALVTLRNRFQNAFAQIDVQLKRRYDLIPNLVETAKGYMAHERETLEAVIAARNAAASANQTLAGNPGDPGDMKSLLAAEAGLSGTLGKLFALSEAYPDLKANQNMMQLTEELTSTENKISFARQAYNDSVMTYNTKRETVPSNIVAGFGGFTEAALFEVENPSEREAVKVSF; this comes from the coding sequence ATGTGGATCACCCTCGCCATCCTGGGCGGCCTCGCCCTCCTGCTCGTCCTATGGTTTTTCGGAACCTACAACGCGCTCGTGACCCTGCGCAATCGCTTCCAAAACGCCTTCGCACAGATCGATGTCCAGCTGAAGCGCCGCTACGATCTCATCCCCAATCTCGTGGAAACCGCCAAGGGCTACATGGCTCACGAGCGGGAGACCTTGGAGGCGGTCATCGCGGCCCGGAACGCGGCCGCCTCTGCCAACCAAACCTTGGCAGGCAACCCGGGCGACCCTGGCGATATGAAAAGTCTCCTCGCGGCGGAGGCGGGGCTCTCGGGCACGCTGGGGAAACTCTTCGCGCTCTCCGAGGCCTACCCCGACCTGAAGGCCAACCAAAACATGATGCAGCTAACCGAGGAGCTGACCTCGACCGAGAACAAAATTTCCTTCGCCCGCCAGGCCTACAATGACTCGGTCATGACTTACAATACCAAGCGGGAAACCGTGCCGTCCAACATCGTGGCCGGGTTCGGCGGTTTCACCGAGGCGGCGCTCTTCGAGGTGGAGAACCCGAGCGAGCGGGAGGCCGTGAAGGTCTCTTTCTGA